The nucleotide sequence ACCTAAGGGTTTATTGTTTAGACTCGTGGCCCTTCCTGAAATGGAAAGCCCTTTAACAAAATTGAAATCTTTGGGGGAATCCGTAACAGCATCATTATCTGACCAGGGGATTTTTCTCCATCCATGGGTAAGCATAACCAAATCCAGGGCGTGTAAGGTTGCTTTTTTCTGATTTCGAAAAAGTAGCCCAGGCTCGGTAATATTTCCTTTAAGATCGGACTGTAACAATAAGTGCGCGATAATATTGGCATCGTCCAGATTCTTTAAGCCTTGTTTTGTGTCCGTGGCCGCCATGGACAGTTCAGCTGACACAGGTCTGCCATCTGTATCTGTTACATGCACATCTACCGTAATTTCACTTCTGTCCTTTAATTTTTTAGGGTCCATTTTTGCGGTAATAACCAGTTCATCTTGATTATTGATGAATGCGATACGCTCGCACCATGCTTTTTTTTGGGCATCAAAGAGGGTGAGGGTCATAATTCCACTGGGCAGTTTACTTTTTGGAATCTCAAAATTCACAACAGGCTGGCCTTCAAAGTCAAATTTGCCTTGGTAATATTTTTTATTGTTTATATGCCCGATTACATAAAAAGACCTTTCACTAAATGTTTCGGTAGCCTGGATTTTTACCTGAATGCTTTTAGGGTTAACGTTATAGACGGTAATGGCATACCCTTCATTCATAACTTTTGGGAAGGGATATATGGAACCGTCGCTAAGGATTACTGAATACTGTTCGCCGCCCAAGGGCTTAAGGGTGAAAAATCCAGACCCTCTATCTATCGTAGCCAGAGTGGCAATAAAATTTCCTTTTGAATCGACCAATTGTCCTTTTATATTTCTCTCGAGTCCATCCTTGCCAATAGCTTTAAATGCAACTTGGCCCACCAAATTGGCCACCAAGTGCCCTCCTTCAGGGAAGAACTGTAAATCAATTTTATCTTCTTTTGGGGTAGCTGCAATAGGGGTACTGTTTTTATTAAGAACCTTTATGCCCTTGGTGTAAAAGAAATCCTGATCAAAATTTCGCATCCAATTGGTATAGGACCGCAACTGATAATTATCGGAAGGAAGGTTTGGGGGCAAATCAATGGAACCTATGGCCTTGCCATTTACAATTTCATGGGTTTGTGATAACACTATTTCATTTTTTGGATCAATTAGATCCACATGAAGCACCCTACTGCCTAAGGAAAAATGGTGATACGGGCCCAAAACCGTATATGCGGTGTACCACAGGGTTTCGCCAGATACCATTATTTCTTTGTCCATATGCAAATAGACTTTTTCAATGGGGTTGTAATTATTATATCGGTTCATCCAGGTCGACAAATCCTTTATAAATACGTCATTGGTCAAATCGGATTGAATCAATGCCACTTGATCTTTGCTATTTAGGAAGATGGATCCAAATGCACCGACTTTTGCGAAGGAGGCAATTACCTCTTCCTCTACAGGGGTCCTTTTTACAATTGGATTGTCTATCCAAAATTTTTCATCATATCCTATTTCGTCAAGTTTTTGCCAGTCACTTTTATTTTTCCCGAATTGTCCACCTAATTTTTTCCTAGAAGTAGGAGTGTAATGTTCAAAAAAAGTAAGGTTCGAGGAAGAATTGGTATGAAATTCGAATTTGTCATTTACATAGTAGTCAAATTCTTGGTTTATATTAATATAATCTATGGAAACATTGCTCTCATTTTCCTTCTTATATGCTATTTCAAAAGAGATATTATAGTCTTTCCATGCATTGTTGTTATTTTTCATGAGTTGCACAAATTTTAAATCGTCATGGGAAAGACTGCCGATAATCTTTAGGATATCGTAAGTATTAACGTTGATGTACACCTCTGACTCGAAGGTTGGGGTTTTGTTGGTTTTTATGGGCTGGAGCTTTAATACTGCAATTTTATCATTGCCGGATTGTATGTATTCAACTAGGTAGATATCATAAAAGACTTCCAAAGCAGGATGCATAGGAAAAATAACTTCTTCCGTGTTGGGTTGAAATGGAGAAATCAATCGGGTTAAAAGGGTGTAGTTTCTATTATGCAGGCCTCCGGGCTGTAGCGCATATCTACCTTCAATTATATCCCAATCTTCTATACCTAATGCATTATAACGTACGTCATAAATAATTTCGGAAAACTCGGAATACTGATCTCCATTTCTCGATTTTTGTCGGTAAAAGGCCCTACCGTAATTGGATTTAGAAGATTGGCTATTCGCTTTTTGAAATGCTTTTTTAGCCAATTCCATGGCATAAGGCTCTTTCTTGGATGCCATTACAGTGACCTCTTCAAGTATATTGGTCAAAGGAGTTAGTTCAACTACTAGGTTGCCAGGTTGTGCAATTTCGAGGGTAAATTTATTGTAGTTTATATGGGAAAATATAATTGTGGCGGGCAACGAATCCAATTGTACAACAAACTCTCCCAATTCATTACTTGCGGTTCCCCAAGGAGAGCTTGCAATTCCAATATTGCAAAAGGGTATGGCTTCTCCCGTGGCTTTATCTATGACCTTTCCGTTTATTTTAAACTGTTGGAAAATGTTCGGGCTTACCTTGGCCACTACCCCGGAATAACTTTTGGGAGTACCAAATAGTACAATAGAATATAGACAAACAGTGGATAATAGAATATAATGGGTAATCCGTGCCATTGCTTCCTTTATAGGAGCATTAAGTTACGAACTAAAAATTAAAATGGACAAGAGTTGCCCAAAAATCAATACCCCACCTTCATCCTTACTCTTTCCAGAACCCCATCGGCCACTATTTTGGCTTTTTTGGCGCCAAAAGCCAAGGCTTCATCCAGTTCGTTTAGATTATTCATATAATAATCGAACTTTTCCCTAGCTTCGCCAAAGCGTTCCAAGACCACTTCGTATAGCGCTTGTTTGGCATGCCCGTAGCCATAGTTGCCGTTTATATAATTGGTCCGCATTTCGGCAACTTGATTTTCTGTAGCAAGAATTTTGTACAGTGCAAACACATTATCCGTATCTGGATCTTTAGAGGCTTCCATAGGGGTACTGTCCGTTTGTATACCCATAATCTGTTTGCGCAATTGTTTGTCGGTTTGAAAAAGACTTATCAAATTCCCCTTGCTTTTGCTCATTTTGGAGCCATCGGTACCCGGGATATACATGGTCTCTTCCTGTACCTTTCCTTCAGGTATTACAAAAGTTTCTCCCAATTGGGCGTGGAACCTTGAGGCTACGTCCCGCGTCATTTCCAAATGCTGCAATTGATCCTTGCCTACAGGGACTATCTCTGCATCGTATAGAAGTATATCCGCAGCCATTAGCATGGGATAAAAGAACAAACCGGCATTTACGTCGTCCAATCTGTCCGCCTTGTCCTTAAAAGAGTGTGCTAGGGTTAGTCTTTGGTATGGAAAAAAACAGCTGAGGTACCAAGCCAGTTCTGCGGTCTGGGGGATATCACTCTGGCGATAAAAGGCGGTTTTATTAATGTCCAAGCCAAATGCCAACCAGGTAGCCGCAACAGCATAAGTGTTGTTTCGTAATAGCTCTCCATTCTTAATTTGAGTTAATGAGTGCATATCCGCAATAAAGAGAAAGGAATCGTTTGCTGGATTGTTTGCCATTTCTATCGCTGGGATGATCGCTCCCAAAATATTCCCTAGATGAGGGGTTCCTGTACTTTGTATACCGGTTAAGATTCTTGCCATTATTTTACTTTCAAAGAAGGCAAAGGTAAAAGAAATTCTAAAGAAGGACTAAAATTATTACTTTTGACCGCATGTTATCATTCCTAAAAAAAATAGGCCATACGCTCTACCGGATTTGGTTCTATTTTTTAGTGTTTTTGCCCATTTTAATAATGTTACCTTTTTTGGTGATTTTTACACTTTCCGAAAGGACTTACCCACAGTTTTTTTGGATGGCCCGAAATATTTGGGCCAATACTATTCTTTATGGCATGGGGTGTTTTCCGGTAATTGAGTGGGAGCAAAGGCTTAAAAAGGGTGAAAGCTATATGTTGGTCTCTAATCACACCAGTATGCTGGATATTATGTTGATGTTAAAAGTCAGTAAAAATCCTTTTGTTTTTATCGGGAAGAAAGAATTGGTGAATATTCCTTTATTCGGGTTCTTCTATAAAAGGGTATGTATTTTGGTGGATAGGGAGAGCGCTAAAAGCAGGACAGCGGTATACAGAAGGGCACAAAAAAGATTACAACAAGGCTTGAGTATATGTATTTTTCCGGAGGGCGGCGTACCCGATGAACATATTGTTTTGGACGACTTTAAGGACGGGGCATTTAAAATGGCCATTGCGCATAAAATTCCTCTAGTGCCCATGACATTTTATGACAATAAAAAGCGATTTTCCTTTACTTTTTTTAGTGGCCGTCCAGGGAGGTTACGCGTTAGGGTACATAAATTTTTTGCAACTCATAATCTTAAAGAAACAGATAAGATTGAGCTTCGGGAATCTGTAAGAGCGGTAATACTGAACGATCTAGAGCATTCCGATTAGGCTAACAATTCCCGTCAGCCAATCCATTATTTAGATTTAAAACTTGAACGTGAACCCGCTGTAAACCCCCAACGAATAGGGGTTAAAATTGCCCGATGTGTTCGAAAAGGTGTTCAGTTGATATTTAAAAACCGGCTCAACATTAAATTTAAGCTTAGGCGTAAACTTGTAATCCAGTCCAAGACCAAGGTTGGTGCTAAAATTAACGGAATTGATATTATTGGCTTCCCCAAACTCTGTAGTCTGTCCGCTGGATTCCAACACCACGGAATTATCCGTAAGAAATAGGGAACTTACCCCACCTATAATGTTGACGCCAAATTTACGGTTCAAGAGCGCATAGTTTAGTTCAAGAGGTACCTCCAAATACCCCATTTGTTGCCCCATTGTTCCTAAGCGGGTAGGGTTTTTGCCAGTTACATCCATAGCGAATACAGATCCGGGTTTGGGAATTACATTTTCGTTATTCGGATTATTCAAAATGATGGATTGGGAGTCATTGGAATAATCAATATTGCTTATTTGGTTACCCGTAGAAGCGTTAAAGGAGGATGTAAAGGAGACGTCGTTGGTATCATAACCATAATCTACCTTATGGATACCGGAGCGCAGGCTTAGTTTTTTGGAAATTTCGTAAGCTACCGTAATACCGTAACTCATGGTTACACTTCCTGTTTTGCTATTGGAGGCTAGAATGGAATTGATTGGGGATCCTTCACCCATACCGTTAAAGTAAACTGGAGCAATACTGGGACCTGCAGACCACTTTCCATTCTGGGTTTGCTTAACTTCAACGACCTCATTTTCTTCAATGGCCTCTAAAATGGATTTTTTATTTGATGGAAGGTCTTCAGAGATGACTTCAGGAGTTTTTTCAATGGGCTTGTTTGCGTTATTGTTTTCTTGATGTACAATGGCTTCCTCAGCAGGAATAGGCAACTCCTTAGAGGGTAATGTGTCCTCTTTTGGTTTTGGATATACGGAATTGGCCGGGTCTTGGCCAGCATTATTATCAATACTCTTAGTGCCCGATGCATTTGTTACCAATTCCTTGGATGCCGTGTGGGTTGGAATAGCGTTCTTTTGTCCTTTACCTGAGTTATCTTGTTTTGGGTTACCTTCTGCAGCTATGCTTCCCTTGTTGGGCAGGGGATCTGTAATTTTGTCCCTGGCCGTTTGGTCTGAGGCTTCAATTTTATTTTCGTCTAGTGTTTTCCCTTCATTACCGGTTATGCTGGTGGCTTCAATGGAAGATTCCTGTAAAATATTATCGTCCTTGGTACTTGGGGTATTATTTTCTACATCCGTAATAACCGGTGTTGCCGATTCGGAAGTGGAAAAAGGATCGATCGCAAAGAATAGGATGGCAAGTATTGCTGCCGCTCCTCCTACTTTCCACCAAAGGGGAATAAGCTTGCGGGATCGTTTCTTATTATCCAAGGAAGTGGCTATGGAATTCCATACTTTTTCGTCTGGAATTTCTTGGAAGTTGGCCAACTTCTCTTGAAATAATTTGTCTAAATTATTTTCACTCATGTTTTCAATTGTTCAGCAGGGATTATAATCCGGAGGGGTTACCCTTCCATTATAATTCCAGCTTTATTTGCCTCAATTTTTTCTTTTAATATCATTCTTGCTCTGGCAAGATTGGATTTGGAAGTCCCTAGGGACGTTCCCAACATTTCACTGATCTCTTTGTGGCTATAGCCATCCAACACATAAAGGTTGAAGGTTAAGCGGTATTTATTGGGAAGCTCTTGCACATAACTTAGCAAGGTGGCCAAATCCAGGTTTAAATAGCCCGAATCTTCTGGCATTTCATCCTCTATATTATCTGTGACCAGTGTTAAGGTCTCCTCTTTCCTATATTTTTGAAGTACTGTATTTACAGTAATGCGCTTTATCCAGCCTTCAAAAGAACCTTGGTGTTTAAACTGCTCAATTTTGCTGTAGATGGTCATAAAACTATCATGCAGATTGTCTTCGGCCTCCGTTTTATTGCGCGAGTATTTGAGACAAATTCCGAACAGTATCCGGGAATAGTCCCGGTATAACTGTTCTTGCGCTTGTCTGTTCCCCTTTTTGCAATTATTTATGAGCTCAACCAGGTTACTCAAAATATGGATTGGGTTATTTACTAATTCTTTAAGTTGGATGTGCCCATATCACTTTCGGGCGCTAATATAGCCGAACTATCTTCGTTGACAGGCACAGTAATTTCCAAATATGTTGGTTCTCCATTTGCATCCTCACCTGTCCAATATCTAAATAAATAGGGCTCATCATATAGGACCTCAAAGTTAAATGTTGCCACTAAGTCCTCACCGCTACCGGTACATTCTTCCTCGTCATCTTCAATAACAGTACCAATAGTAACTACCTTTCTAGTAGTTAAATCTTCTTTCACTACATCAAAACCTTCGAAAAAGGTACAATTATTCGGCCTAAAGTAAGTAACTTTTATTTTATAGATTTCACCATAATCAAATGACTCCGGCATTTCTACAGATTTTACCTGTAAAGCTTCAAAATGATAGTTAACATCGTCATCTATGTCACAAGATGTTAAAAGTGTAAAAGAGGCAACAAGCAGCAAAAAGAATACTCGTTTCATGTTCTTAATATTTAAGTTGTTTTATTATGGTTTTGGAAACCTTTTTTTCCTAAGAAATATGAATGGACATATTTTAATTTTTAGGGGCAAGTCGGTTTCATAACAATTGCTTTTGTTATTAAGATGTAAACGGGAAATAAAGGTTGCGTGGAGAAATAAAAAATCCCGATTTAATCGGGATTTTAAGGTTTATGACTTTACTGTTTTGATGGCTTCTTTAATTTTGCCTTCCAGTTCTTCGAGTAGTTCCGGATTGTCCAGTAGTAAACTTTTAACAGCATCCCTACCTTGGCCCAGCTTGGTATCGCCGTAACTAAACCAGGATCCACTTTTTTTAATAATTTCAAATTCAACACCCAGGTCGATTATCTCCCCTACTTTGGAAATACCTTCCCCGTACATAATATCGAATTCGGCGGTCCTGAATGGAGGGGCAACCTTGTTCTTCACCACTTTTACACGTGTCTTGTTTCCTTGTACGTCACCGTCGGTATCCTTAATTTGGGTAGATCTTCTTATATCCAAACGTACGGAAGCATAAAATTTAAGGGCGTTACCTCCTGTGGTTGTTTCCGGATTTCCGAACATTACCCCAATTTTTTCACGCAATTGGTTAATGAAGATTACTGTACAATTTGTTTTGCTGATAGAACCGGTAAGTTTTCGTAACGCTTGCGACATTAATCGGGCATGAAGCCCCATTTTTGAGTCGCCCATTTCGCCTTCAATTTCACTTTTTGGGGTCAGTGCGGCAACAGAGTCGATAACTACGATATCGATGGCACCGGAGCGTATTAGATTATCGGCAATTTCTAAAGCTTGTTCCCCGTGATCGGGCTGGGAAATGATAAGGTTATCAATATCCACCCCTAGTTTTTGGGCATAAAAACGGTCGAAGGCATGTTCCGCATCAATAAAAGCTGCGATACCTCCATTTTTTTGGGCTTCAGCCATGGCGTGCAGTGTAAGAGTGGTTTTACCGGAAGATTCAGGTCCGTAAATTTCAATTACCCTTCCTCGTGGATAACCTCCAACACCTAGTGCTACATCCAATCCCAAAGAACCCGAAGATATCACTTCTACGTCCTGTACTACACTATCTCCCATTTTCATTACGGCACCCTTGCCGTAAGTTTTATCCAATTTATCCAGGGTTAGTTTAAGTGCTTTTAATTTTGCGTCTTTTTCGGAACTCATTTTCATATCTTATTAGGGAGGCTAAAATACCAATTCTTTTTGCATAAAACCACCTATGGCAAGGATTTTATATGAAGAAATTAGTACATTATTTTATTATAATTAAAATTTTTTCTTGGCCCCACTTCTTTTGAAATGCCCTAATTTACAAGGGTTAATGGGCTGAGCCGCTACAAATTATGTAGTGCACCTATAAATTCTATCAATTATTTTTGACTTTGCACGCAACCTTTTTGCGTTTGTATCATCTAAAAAATAACTAACTCAAATTAGGTTGCTTATTGTTCTGGTAAAACAATAAGGGTTGTGGGTCAATATTTTATTTTAATTCTATGAAAAAGAAAAAATGATATTGACCTTAAAAAGGGTCTTGATATTTTCAAGATCCTTTTTTGCTTTATAGACTAACTCCTATTAATTCTGAAGTCGATAGTTTTATTTTGTATTTGTTTAATTGGGTTTACATGCTGGCCTGGGCCTTCCTGGAATTCAAAAAACGGGCATTATTCTTTTAATCCCGATCTATAAGTTCTATTTTTGCCTCATAAAATATTTCTTTAACTTAAAATATTAGTATAGCATGCAACTGTACAATACCTTAAGTGCTAAGGAGAGAGAGGCCCTTATAGAGGAGGCGGGATTGGAGCGCCTTACCATTTCTTTCTATCAATATGCACGTATTGGCAATCCGTCAATTTTTCGAAACCATTTATTTATTCATTGGAACGAACTGGATGTTTTGGGCCGTATCTATGTAGCCCATGAAGGCATCAATGCCCAATTATCCGTTCCTGCCGTAAATTTCAATGCCTTTAAGGCTCACTTGGATAGTATCACCTTTTTGGAAAATGTTAGGTTGAATATCGCTATTGAACAGGATAACAAATCATTTTTAAAATTAAAGGTCAAGGTTCGTGAAAAGATTGTTGCCGACGGCTTAAATGATGACTCTTTTGATGTTACCAATAAGGGAATTCATGTAGATGCCGTTAAGTTTAATGAACTTATTGAGGATTCCGATACTATTTTGGTAGATATGCGCAATCACTATGAAAGTGAGATTGGGCATTTTAAGAACGCCATTACCCCTGATGTGGATACGTTTAGGGATTCGTTGGATATCATTGAAAAGGATCTGGCAGACCATAAAGAGGATAAAAAATTGGTCATGTACTGTACTGGTGGTATTAGGTGCGAAAAGGCCAGTGCTTATTATAAGCACAAAGGATTTAAGAACGTATATCAGCTGGAAGGTGGAATTATAGAATATACGCGTCAGGTTAAAAATCTGAATTTGGAAAATAAATTCTTAGGTAAGAATTTTGTTTTTGATCATCGTAGGGGAGAGCGGATAACCGATGATGTCATCGCCAATTGCCATCAATGTGGCAGCCCTTGTGACAATCACGTGAATTGTGCCAATGAGGCATGCCATCTACTTTTTATTCAATGTGATGCCTGTGCAGAGGCAATGAACAACTGTTGTTCTGTGGATTGCAAGGAAATTCATGAACTACCTTTTGAGGAACAGAAAAAATTAAGGAAAGGAAAAGTGGTTGGTAACAAGATTTTTAAAAAGGGTCGTTCCGAGGTTTTGAAGTATAAGAAGTAAGTCCCTAGATACATCCGTTACTGGTACCTTGTCTTCATAGCTATTGCTTCACAGCAACAAATAACTGTTTTTCTATCAATTAATTAAACTTTGGGGACTAATTGTAAATAATGGTCCCTTTTAAAGTCGCGGGGTATTTTGTGTTTTTAAGGCAAAGATTAAGTTAAAAATTTCCTGCTTGGGGTCATTTTTCCCTGGTTTAAGGGACCTTTACGCGGACAACAAAACTCTTTCTTTTTATCGCATCAAAAAAACACTATCTTTACGTTTAATAATTTTATGAACCTTTTTTAGTAAAAGTGTTACATTTTTACTAAACCAAGATACGAAATATGGGTTGTAGCAGTTGTTCAACCGGTAAGGACGGACAGCCTAAAGGATGCAAGAGCAATGGTACTTGTGGCACTGATGGCTGTAATAAATTGACGGTATTTGATTGGCTTTCCAATATGTCACTTCCAAATGGGGAAAAACCATTTGATTGTGTGGAAGTCCGTTTTAAAAATAGTAGAAAAGAATTCTTCAGAAATTCCGAAAATCTTTCACTTTCCATTGGCGATATAGTGGCTACACAGGCCACTTCTGGCCATGATGTAGGTATGGTTACCCTTACGGGAGAATTGGTAAGGGTGCAAATGAAGAAAAAGAAGGAAGATTATAACAATCCGGAACTTCCTAAAATTTACAGAAAGGCTTCCCAAAAGGATATAGACATTTGGCAAAAATGTAGGGATAGGGAAGAGGAGATTAAGAAAAGGGCCAGAGAAATCGCCATTGTACTAAAGTTGCAAATGAAAATCTCCGATGTGGAATTTCAGGGAGATGGTTCCAAGGCTACCTTTTATTACACCGCGGAAGAGCGTGTGGAT is from Arenibacter algicola and encodes:
- the trhO gene encoding oxygen-dependent tRNA uridine(34) hydroxylase TrhO — its product is MQLYNTLSAKEREALIEEAGLERLTISFYQYARIGNPSIFRNHLFIHWNELDVLGRIYVAHEGINAQLSVPAVNFNAFKAHLDSITFLENVRLNIAIEQDNKSFLKLKVKVREKIVADGLNDDSFDVTNKGIHVDAVKFNELIEDSDTILVDMRNHYESEIGHFKNAITPDVDTFRDSLDIIEKDLADHKEDKKLVMYCTGGIRCEKASAYYKHKGFKNVYQLEGGIIEYTRQVKNLNLENKFLGKNFVFDHRRGERITDDVIANCHQCGSPCDNHVNCANEACHLLFIQCDACAEAMNNCCSVDCKEIHELPFEEQKKLRKGKVVGNKIFKKGRSEVLKYKK
- the recA gene encoding recombinase RecA, which gives rise to MSSEKDAKLKALKLTLDKLDKTYGKGAVMKMGDSVVQDVEVISSGSLGLDVALGVGGYPRGRVIEIYGPESSGKTTLTLHAMAEAQKNGGIAAFIDAEHAFDRFYAQKLGVDIDNLIISQPDHGEQALEIADNLIRSGAIDIVVIDSVAALTPKSEIEGEMGDSKMGLHARLMSQALRKLTGSISKTNCTVIFINQLREKIGVMFGNPETTTGGNALKFYASVRLDIRRSTQIKDTDGDVQGNKTRVKVVKNKVAPPFRTAEFDIMYGEGISKVGEIIDLGVEFEIIKKSGSWFSYGDTKLGQGRDAVKSLLLDNPELLEELEGKIKEAIKTVKS
- the trpS gene encoding tryptophan--tRNA ligase, which codes for MARILTGIQSTGTPHLGNILGAIIPAIEMANNPANDSFLFIADMHSLTQIKNGELLRNNTYAVAATWLAFGLDINKTAFYRQSDIPQTAELAWYLSCFFPYQRLTLAHSFKDKADRLDDVNAGLFFYPMLMAADILLYDAEIVPVGKDQLQHLEMTRDVASRFHAQLGETFVIPEGKVQEETMYIPGTDGSKMSKSKGNLISLFQTDKQLRKQIMGIQTDSTPMEASKDPDTDNVFALYKILATENQVAEMRTNYINGNYGYGHAKQALYEVVLERFGEAREKFDYYMNNLNELDEALAFGAKKAKIVADGVLERVRMKVGY
- a CDS encoding RNA polymerase sigma factor, giving the protein MSNLVELINNCKKGNRQAQEQLYRDYSRILFGICLKYSRNKTEAEDNLHDSFMTIYSKIEQFKHQGSFEGWIKRITVNTVLQKYRKEETLTLVTDNIEDEMPEDSGYLNLDLATLLSYVQELPNKYRLTFNLYVLDGYSHKEISEMLGTSLGTSKSNLARARMILKEKIEANKAGIIMEG
- a CDS encoding carboxypeptidase-like regulatory domain-containing protein — translated: MARITHYILLSTVCLYSIVLFGTPKSYSGVVAKVSPNIFQQFKINGKVIDKATGEAIPFCNIGIASSPWGTASNELGEFVVQLDSLPATIIFSHINYNKFTLEIAQPGNLVVELTPLTNILEEVTVMASKKEPYAMELAKKAFQKANSQSSKSNYGRAFYRQKSRNGDQYSEFSEIIYDVRYNALGIEDWDIIEGRYALQPGGLHNRNYTLLTRLISPFQPNTEEVIFPMHPALEVFYDIYLVEYIQSGNDKIAVLKLQPIKTNKTPTFESEVYINVNTYDILKIIGSLSHDDLKFVQLMKNNNNAWKDYNISFEIAYKKENESNVSIDYININQEFDYYVNDKFEFHTNSSSNLTFFEHYTPTSRKKLGGQFGKNKSDWQKLDEIGYDEKFWIDNPIVKRTPVEEEVIASFAKVGAFGSIFLNSKDQVALIQSDLTNDVFIKDLSTWMNRYNNYNPIEKVYLHMDKEIMVSGETLWYTAYTVLGPYHHFSLGSRVLHVDLIDPKNEIVLSQTHEIVNGKAIGSIDLPPNLPSDNYQLRSYTNWMRNFDQDFFYTKGIKVLNKNSTPIAATPKEDKIDLQFFPEGGHLVANLVGQVAFKAIGKDGLERNIKGQLVDSKGNFIATLATIDRGSGFFTLKPLGGEQYSVILSDGSIYPFPKVMNEGYAITVYNVNPKSIQVKIQATETFSERSFYVIGHINNKKYYQGKFDFEGQPVVNFEIPKSKLPSGIMTLTLFDAQKKAWCERIAFINNQDELVITAKMDPKKLKDRSEITVDVHVTDTDGRPVSAELSMAATDTKQGLKNLDDANIIAHLLLQSDLKGNITEPGLLFRNQKKATLHALDLVMLTHGWRKIPWSDNDAVTDSPKDFNFVKGLSISGRATSLNNKPLGNTPMTVIAKSGEQLGMLSTRTALDGSFSIPDFNFKDSTNIAFNAFDASDKPTDVKIILDKRQTVLPPPRFKNSNSKAESYNGFRYPQRNLDPALDLRNTTKLDEVIVTEKRVEKSRNASPSVYGQTPDATLYMEDHQSAQTVLDLVRRFSGVTVNGNTVSIRNGGTPLWVLNGMPVNNDNPSPSSLARASQRQGSSTDQGAASVAPTAISLSMEQSMAPSPVPTYIATMDTYSVERVEILKGPSAAIYGSRGANGVILIYTKRGGSKFIAPAISPDFTVMGHAPERVFYSPKYNVVSDENSGPDHRATLYWNPSFKTDKNGNARLQFYNSDSAKQIQVDIVGLSPYGTPGKYLQIFGTDD
- a CDS encoding porin family protein; the encoded protein is MSENNLDKLFQEKLANFQEIPDEKVWNSIATSLDNKKRSRKLIPLWWKVGGAAAILAILFFAIDPFSTSESATPVITDVENNTPSTKDDNILQESSIEATSITGNEGKTLDENKIEASDQTARDKITDPLPNKGSIAAEGNPKQDNSGKGQKNAIPTHTASKELVTNASGTKSIDNNAGQDPANSVYPKPKEDTLPSKELPIPAEEAIVHQENNNANKPIEKTPEVISEDLPSNKKSILEAIEENEVVEVKQTQNGKWSAGPSIAPVYFNGMGEGSPINSILASNSKTGSVTMSYGITVAYEISKKLSLRSGIHKVDYGYDTNDVSFTSSFNASTGNQISNIDYSNDSQSIILNNPNNENVIPKPGSVFAMDVTGKNPTRLGTMGQQMGYLEVPLELNYALLNRKFGVNIIGGVSSLFLTDNSVVLESSGQTTEFGEANNINSVNFSTNLGLGLDYKFTPKLKFNVEPVFKYQLNTFSNTSGNFNPYSLGVYSGFTFKF
- a CDS encoding lysophospholipid acyltransferase family protein, with the translated sequence MLSFLKKIGHTLYRIWFYFLVFLPILIMLPFLVIFTLSERTYPQFFWMARNIWANTILYGMGCFPVIEWEQRLKKGESYMLVSNHTSMLDIMLMLKVSKNPFVFIGKKELVNIPLFGFFYKRVCILVDRESAKSRTAVYRRAQKRLQQGLSICIFPEGGVPDEHIVLDDFKDGAFKMAIAHKIPLVPMTFYDNKKRFSFTFFSGRPGRLRVRVHKFFATHNLKETDKIELRESVRAVILNDLEHSD